Proteins encoded within one genomic window of Armatimonadota bacterium:
- a CDS encoding SPFH domain-containing protein has product MQIAQFDANGINPLWFTALIPLLCIVFFKPILRLFLGMVIVPEDRIGLVTKKFVLIGANKELPDGRILATKGEAGIQADTLAPGLYWGMWPWQYSVTMDPFTVVPEGKIGIVLANDGHPLPTGHLLGRKVESDNFQNAQAFLENGGQKGRQTRILTSGTYRINKLAFVVSIADTTMINENMVGIVTSLDGEPIRQGQIAGELIYNHNNFQDVDTFLANGGNRGLQPQVILAGNYFINPWAFQIEEIPMTDVPIGHVGVVISYIGEDGTDVTGETFRHGNIVNKGFRGVWFEPLGPGKYPINKYTMKVELVPTTNLVLNWATARSESHNLDKNLSTITVRSKDGFPFNLDVSQIIHIPATEAPKVIARFGSMNNLVSQVLEPTIGNYFRNSAQDSDVISFLSTRKERQAAAKDHIQVVLEEYNVNAVDTLIGDIVPPEALMKTLTDRKIAQEEEKTYETQRMAQEKRQGMEKETAIADMQREIVKASQSVEIAQRTADATVKKAEGDAASLKLAVNAEAEATKMRANAEAEATRARGIAQADYTKVNASAEAEKISKTGLAEAEKIEAIGRSTAESYQLQVSAMGGENFAKLKITEEIAKGHIKIIPDLIINGGGDGSEGSLNGLMGLQLLSMLQDRNVKTTVTEKTPRESPKAEK; this is encoded by the coding sequence ATGCAAATCGCACAATTTGACGCAAACGGAATCAACCCGCTGTGGTTTACAGCACTGATTCCCCTTCTCTGCATCGTGTTCTTCAAGCCTATCCTACGGCTCTTCCTTGGAATGGTGATCGTTCCAGAAGATCGAATTGGGCTCGTCACCAAGAAGTTTGTCCTCATCGGCGCCAACAAGGAGCTTCCCGATGGACGCATCCTCGCCACTAAAGGCGAAGCCGGTATACAGGCCGACACCCTGGCGCCTGGGCTGTACTGGGGAATGTGGCCGTGGCAATACTCGGTCACCATGGACCCCTTCACAGTCGTTCCCGAAGGCAAGATCGGAATCGTTCTCGCAAACGACGGTCATCCATTGCCGACCGGTCACCTTCTGGGTCGAAAGGTCGAAAGCGATAACTTCCAAAACGCGCAGGCGTTCCTTGAAAACGGTGGTCAGAAAGGTCGCCAGACCAGAATTCTAACCTCCGGTACCTATCGTATCAACAAGCTCGCCTTCGTCGTCAGCATTGCCGACACAACCATGATCAACGAGAACATGGTCGGAATCGTCACGAGCCTTGACGGTGAGCCCATTCGGCAAGGACAGATCGCTGGTGAACTGATCTACAACCACAACAACTTCCAGGACGTGGATACGTTCCTGGCCAATGGCGGAAACCGTGGTCTTCAACCGCAGGTCATCCTCGCCGGAAACTACTTCATCAATCCTTGGGCTTTTCAAATTGAAGAGATCCCGATGACCGACGTCCCAATCGGACACGTTGGAGTTGTGATCAGCTATATCGGTGAAGATGGAACCGACGTAACCGGCGAGACTTTCCGCCACGGAAACATCGTCAACAAGGGCTTCCGCGGCGTCTGGTTCGAGCCACTCGGCCCAGGTAAGTACCCGATCAACAAATACACGATGAAGGTCGAACTTGTCCCGACCACCAATCTAGTCCTAAACTGGGCGACAGCTCGGTCGGAGTCACACAACCTCGACAAGAACCTCTCGACTATAACGGTTCGCTCGAAAGACGGCTTCCCGTTCAACTTGGATGTCTCGCAGATCATCCACATCCCCGCCACCGAGGCCCCCAAGGTAATCGCGCGGTTCGGATCGATGAACAACCTGGTCAGCCAGGTTCTGGAGCCTACTATCGGAAACTACTTCCGAAACTCGGCGCAGGATAGCGACGTGATCAGCTTCCTCTCGACCCGTAAGGAGCGACAAGCAGCGGCAAAGGATCATATCCAGGTCGTTCTCGAAGAGTACAACGTCAACGCGGTTGATACCCTTATCGGAGACATCGTTCCACCCGAGGCCCTGATGAAGACCCTGACCGACCGAAAAATCGCGCAGGAAGAGGAAAAGACCTACGAAACCCAACGAATGGCGCAAGAGAAGCGCCAGGGTATGGAGAAAGAGACCGCAATCGCGGATATGCAGCGCGAAATTGTTAAGGCTTCCCAGAGCGTCGAGATCGCCCAGCGAACCGCCGACGCGACGGTCAAAAAGGCCGAGGGTGACGCCGCTTCCCTGAAGCTCGCCGTCAACGCCGAAGCCGAGGCGACCAAGATGAGGGCCAATGCCGAAGCCGAAGCGACCCGCGCTCGCGGTATCGCTCAAGCCGACTACACCAAGGTCAACGCCTCGGCCGAGGCAGAAAAAATCAGTAAGACTGGTCTTGCCGAAGCCGAGAAGATCGAGGCAATCGGTCGATCAACCGCTGAGTCCTACCAACTCCAGGTGAGCGCAATGGGCGGCGAAAACTTCGCCAAACTCAAGATCACCGAAGAGATCGCCAAAGGCCACATCAAGATCATCCCTGACTTGATCATCAATGGCGGCGGGGACGGCTCGGAGGGCTCGCTTAATGGCCTCATGGGCTTGCAGCTCCTCTCGATGCTTCAAGATCGAAACGTGAAAACGACCGTCACCGAGAAGACTCCGAGGGAGTCACCCAAAGCAGAGAAATAA
- a CDS encoding DinB family protein: MKEHLLEFFGYDFWANSRWIEYLASRDSSAEELEQMAHLLGSQRMWITRVCGVSPTEFVLPEPTLETLQDLNQRWKQALESRELNEVIDYQRTTGEALSLTVKQIASHVINHGTYHRGVLRGIALNQDRWDFPDTDLAGFYTGIV; this comes from the coding sequence ATGAAGGAGCATCTTCTCGAATTCTTTGGTTACGACTTCTGGGCGAACTCGCGTTGGATTGAGTATCTGGCGAGCCGAGATTCTTCCGCGGAAGAGTTGGAACAGATGGCCCACCTCCTCGGCTCTCAGAGGATGTGGATCACGCGGGTCTGTGGGGTTTCTCCCACTGAGTTCGTACTGCCCGAGCCAACGCTCGAAACTCTACAAGACCTCAACCAGCGTTGGAAGCAAGCCCTTGAGTCGCGTGAACTCAACGAAGTGATCGATTACCAACGAACGACCGGCGAAGCCCTGTCGCTTACCGTCAAGCAAATTGCTTCGCACGTGATCAACCATGGTACCTACCATCGAGGTGTCCTCCGAGGAATCGCTCTGAATCAAGACCGTTGGGACTTTCCTGACACAGACCTCGCTGGGTTCTACACGGGAATCGTCTAG
- a CDS encoding metalloregulator ArsR/SmtB family transcription factor — protein MSIFDEISEQSRRAILMNLMDGSRSVNELVESTGLRQPNVSNHLARLRAKGIVSANRIGRHIYYSIARAEVEDALNAIIRTTTDGNDGASILDLVVPFARAACRGDERECNRIVDQALRTSRDLITLYTQLLGASMTTIGAWYMSGAIDEAQEHMTSSITERQMTRIMNYLGSPAPGAKVAVIGAAPQNHHTIGLRMLSDYLTSQNWSVRFLGANVPIPSFIREVSDSRPDLVLVSCSHDEGAEWTLRMIRELVSLRSGAEVPKIGVGGGIVNRDPKRFLEEGADFLATSLEQFADAVLQKVLDPA, from the coding sequence ATGAGCATTTTTGACGAAATCTCCGAGCAATCCCGGCGTGCGATCCTGATGAACTTGATGGATGGCTCTAGGAGCGTCAACGAACTCGTCGAATCCACCGGTCTTCGCCAACCGAACGTCAGTAATCACCTGGCACGCTTGAGAGCGAAAGGGATTGTTTCAGCAAATCGGATTGGAAGACACATTTACTATTCGATCGCTCGGGCCGAAGTTGAGGACGCGCTCAATGCCATCATCCGAACGACAACGGATGGTAACGATGGAGCAAGCATTTTGGATCTCGTCGTTCCATTTGCCCGAGCGGCGTGTCGAGGCGACGAACGCGAGTGCAATCGAATCGTCGATCAAGCTCTCAGAACAAGCCGAGATCTCATTACTCTCTATACACAACTTCTAGGCGCGTCGATGACGACCATTGGCGCTTGGTATATGTCGGGAGCCATCGACGAAGCCCAGGAGCACATGACGAGTTCGATCACCGAAAGGCAGATGACTCGGATCATGAACTATCTTGGTTCGCCGGCACCGGGGGCAAAGGTCGCCGTCATCGGTGCTGCCCCGCAGAATCACCACACGATTGGGTTGCGAATGCTCTCCGACTACCTCACTAGTCAGAACTGGTCCGTTAGGTTCCTTGGGGCAAATGTTCCCATTCCAAGCTTTATTCGAGAAGTATCCGATTCGCGCCCAGACCTAGTCTTGGTATCTTGCTCCCACGACGAAGGTGCGGAATGGACGCTCCGAATGATCCGAGAACTCGTCTCGTTGAGGTCTGGAGCGGAAGTGCCAAAGATTGGCGTCGGTGGAGGAATCGTTAACCGCGATCCGAAGCGGTTCTTAGAAGAGGGCGCAGACTTCCTCGCGACTTCTCTAGAGCAGTTTGCTGACGCGGTATTGCAGAAAGTGCTCGACCCAGCCTAA
- a CDS encoding acyl-CoA dehydrogenase family protein produces the protein MLAYNVVTGDVDQRGLIPEMFLNLESEDFAFLETVKKFVAEEVLPNTRAWEEATAFPDEIWTKMGAIGLLGMTLPREKGGTGCSTMAYVEACRELAKGDPALSMNVAAVNALCVAHFDHFSTPEQCEKYLPGILKGEIKLAWGLTEPDAGSDARRVRTKAEPTDQAGIYKINGRKMFITNGGKADLIVLIARTSDTELSAFLMETNQPGFKLEKRIHTVGVSASNTVQFALNDAIGWHTPCTFEQAIGLLYRGRLGIAGMAVGIAEKAYELMLEYSKGREQFNRRLCDMQSVQNMIADSAMEVEAARLLLHKGATNMDKGLPVVLESSYAKLYASEAANRVTNRAIQVHGGRGMTREFLVEKLWRDAKLTEIGEGCSEIQRLVIAKQVLK, from the coding sequence ATGCTTGCTTACAATGTTGTTACAGGCGACGTAGATCAACGAGGACTTATACCAGAGATGTTTTTGAACCTAGAATCCGAAGACTTTGCCTTTCTCGAAACCGTTAAAAAATTCGTTGCGGAGGAAGTTCTGCCCAACACCCGAGCTTGGGAAGAAGCAACTGCTTTCCCAGACGAAATTTGGACCAAGATGGGTGCCATCGGCCTCTTGGGGATGACGCTTCCGAGAGAGAAGGGCGGAACCGGATGTTCGACGATGGCTTATGTCGAGGCTTGTCGCGAACTTGCCAAAGGCGACCCCGCACTTTCGATGAACGTTGCCGCTGTTAACGCGCTCTGCGTTGCTCACTTCGACCACTTTTCAACTCCTGAGCAGTGCGAAAAGTATCTCCCTGGCATTCTAAAGGGTGAGATCAAATTGGCTTGGGGACTGACAGAACCGGATGCAGGTTCAGACGCTCGCCGAGTGCGAACCAAGGCTGAGCCAACCGATCAAGCAGGCATTTACAAGATCAACGGCCGGAAAATGTTCATCACCAATGGTGGCAAAGCAGACCTGATCGTTCTTATTGCAAGAACAAGCGACACTGAGCTTTCAGCGTTCTTGATGGAAACCAACCAGCCCGGATTCAAGCTGGAAAAGCGAATCCACACGGTTGGCGTTTCGGCATCCAACACGGTTCAATTCGCACTGAATGACGCGATCGGCTGGCACACACCATGTACGTTCGAGCAGGCAATTGGTTTGCTCTACAGAGGGCGACTTGGAATCGCAGGCATGGCTGTGGGAATCGCTGAGAAGGCGTATGAACTCATGCTCGAATACTCTAAAGGTCGCGAACAGTTTAACCGCCGGCTCTGTGACATGCAGTCCGTCCAGAACATGATTGCGGATTCCGCGATGGAAGTCGAGGCGGCTCGCCTGTTGCTCCACAAGGGAGCGACCAACATGGACAAGGGCCTTCCTGTCGTTCTGGAAAGTTCGTACGCGAAGCTGTACGCTTCGGAAGCTGCAAACCGAGTGACCAACCGGGCGATTCAGGTTCACGGCGGACGCGGAATGACCAGAGAGTTCTTGGTAGAAAAGCTTTGGCGCGATGCTAAATTGACGGAAATTGGTGAAGGTTGCTCAGAAATTCAACGGCTGGTCATCGCAAAGCAAGTCTTGAAGTAA